The Corynebacterium mycetoides genome includes the window GCCAGAAGTGGCGGGCGTCGGGCACGAAGGCGAAACCGATGATCACGGTTGCGAAGAAGGTCAGCACCGAGATGACGGCGGCCCACCAGCGTTTTTGAAACAGCAGCACCAAACCCATGTAGGCCGGGGTTAGTTTCAGCCCTGCGGCGATTCCGATGCCCATCCCCGGCAGGCGCCGGCTACCGGGCAGGATGTCGAGCGCGACGAGGAGCATGAGGAAGATGTTGATCTGCCCGAAGAAGAGCGTGCCGTGGACAGCTTCGTTGCCGATGCTGGCGCACGACAGCAGCACGCAGACCAGGAGGGTCAGTGGGGTGAGCTTGAAACCTCGCTCGCGAAACACCAAAGCGATGATCACCGCGAGGGCGGCAAGCATCCCGATCTGCCATAGGATGATGAGTGCGTTGTCCGTCAGATACGCGAACGAGGTAAACAGCACACCTGCAAACGGCGGGTAGGTAAACGGCAGGTCGAAGATGTAGGCCTTGTCGTACAGGTTCTCGCCCCGCAGCAGTGCCTGCCCGCCCATGCGATAGATCTCCAGGTCGAGGGGCACTCGCCAGCGCAACGCGTGGTCCTCGGGCTGGTGAAAAGTGCGGAAGACCATCAACGCGATCAGCGCGCTCAACCCGATGATCAAGGCGGGTGTACCGGCGAGCACTTTTTCCGGGGTGTCGGAGGCGCGGAAACGAGGTGGTGTCGCCGCGTGACGCGGTTGGGGCCTATTAACGACAGTCATTTGATGAACCTTTTGGGTGAGCTCCAACATCGGGCTCGTGGTGGGTGGGGGTTTCAACTGATCAGCTTGATTCGCTGTTTGCCACCTCATCGTTTCACAAAACCGTGCCCAGACCTGGCTTTGACGACCATCCGGCGAGCCGGATCTTCTCGAGCCGCGCGAAGCGTAGCGCGGCGCCACTCTTCGTTTACGTCGGTACACTAGATGTTGCATCGTAGGAAATACATTGAAGGGAAATAGTATGTCTACTTTTCAGGGCAAGGTCGCACTCGTTACCGGCGCAGGCTCGGGCATCGGCGCGGCGGTAGCCAAGAAGCTCGCCGCCGAAGGTGCGAGGGTAGTGGTGGCGGATCTGAAGGTCGATGCCGCCGATACGGTTGTTGAGGAGATCGTCAAAGCTGGCGGAGAGGCAGCGTCGTTCGAGATTGACACTGCCGATTCTGAGAAGAACAAGGAAGCCGTGGCGTTTGCTGTCAAGAAGTTCGGCTCCCTTGAGCTCGCTGTCAACAATGCTGGTATCGGTGGCACGTCCAACAAGGTCGGGGAGATGGATCTGGAGGACTGGGATAACGTCATTGCCATCAACCTTTCGGGCGTCGCCTACGGCAACCGCTACCAGATTGAGCAGTTCCTTACGCAGGGGAACACCTCCGAGTGCGCGATCGTAAACATGGCCTCGATCCACGGCACGGTCGCAGCTCCTGGCAATGCCGCTTACACCGCCGCGAAGCATGGCGTTGTTGGCCTGACCAAGAACGCCGCTGCTGAATATGGCGCGGAAGGCATCCGCATCAATGCTGTGGGCCCGGCATACATCGATACTCCGTTGCTCAAGAACCTGCCTGACGAAGCCCGCGAGGGCCTTATTGCCAAGCACCCGACCGGGCGTTTGGGCACGGCAGATGAGGTCGCCGCATTGGTTTCGTTCCTGCTCAGCGATCAGGCTTCCTTCATTACCGGTAGCTACCACCTTGTCGACGGTGGTTACACCGCTGTCTAGCGTTTAGCTGAGGAACGCACACGAAAAGGCCCCATCAAGGGGCCTTTTGCAACTACGTGACGGGTACTGGACTAGTGCTCGTCGTAGTGGTCGCCGTGAGCGGCGTGGCGGTGGCCGTCGTGGATGTAGTCCACGTGGTCGCCGTGGGGGACCGCGACGTGGCCGCAGCCCTCGCCGTGGGTGTGGCCGGCGTGCTCGCCGTGCTCGGTGTGCTCGGCCAGGATGCACTCGTCCCAGTGGCCGTCGTGGCTGCGGTGCAGGTGGCCGTCGTGCACGTAGTCGACGTGGTCGCCGTGGGGGACCGCGACGTGGCCACAGCCCTCGCCGTGGACGTGGTCGTGGGTCTCATGGATGGTGTGGGTGCTCATGGAACAATCCTTTCTCGCTGTTTTCAACTAGTTTCCATTAAACCCAGTTTCCAATTAGTTTTCAACAATGGGGCTAGATCGGGGGTGCTAAATCCAGTTGAACTCCACGTGGGTTGTGGTTCCCAGCGGCTCGACGTGCACGATCGTCCGCGCGCCTCCAACGGCCTCGTCCACGCCGTCTTCGACCATGTCGGCGTATTCGTGCGCGCGGTCCACATTCCACTGCCCGGGCACTTGCATGACGACGTTGACCAGGCGCTCACGCCCGAATGCAGCCGTGCGCACGTCGGTGAACTTGATTGCGTGCTGCTCTTCCACGCCGTCGAGGTAGTTCTTGATGGCGAGGCGCTCGTCCTCCGGCAGGGCCTCTGAGAGGAGGCTGACAAGAGAATTCTTGAGCAGGGTGTAGCCGGTAACGAGGATGTTGATTCCGACGGCCAGCGCGATGAGGGGATCGAGAATCTCCCACCCGGTCAGCCACACCAGCGCGATGCCCACGAGCACCCCGGCTGTGGTCCATACGTCGGTGAGGAGGTGGCGTCCGTCAGCGGCGAGAGTCGCGGAGCGGTGTTTCTTGCCCGCCCGCACCAGCGCTACGCCGACGGCGAGGTTCAACGCTGCGGCGAGCGTCGATAAGAGCAAGCCCACTCCGGCCTGCTCGATCGGCTGGGGATCGATGAGCCGCTGGACGGCGGTGTAGATGATGGCCACGGATGCGACCAAAATCATCGACCCCTCCACTTGCGCGGAGAAGTACTCGGCCTTGGCGTGACCGAAGTTGTGGTTGACGTCGGCCGGTTTCGCGGAGATTTTCAGCGCCCAGAGCCCGACGACGGCCGCGACGACGTTGATGAAGGACTCGATGGCGTCCGAGAGAAAACCCACCGACCCGGTGACCCACGCGGCGACGAGCTTGAGCACGATGGTGGCAACTGATGCGGCGATGGACAGCCACATGAATCGTTCCAGCAGCTTCTGTCCGTCGAGCACGGCGGGTCACCTCATTCCCGGATGGGCTTAGCGACGTTCGCATCCGGCCTATACTCGGTGGGCATGGATACCCGAGGCTGGATAATCGCAATTGTGGGCGCCGTCGCCGGCGCCCTGTTTTTTGGATGGTTGCTGCGGATGTTGGGGGTGAGCGGCTTCGCCTACACCGTGCTAGTGCTGGTCGGCTCGGCCGTCACCTCCGCCATCGCAGGCAGGTTACTGCGTTAATTAGATGAGCTCGAGCACGGCCTTACCGACGCCCGCGGCGCTCATCGGGTTCTGCCCGGTGACAAGGAGACCGTCGACAACGACGTGCTCGGTCATCGGGACAGCGCCCTTGCTGTACTCGCCGGCCTGCGCGCCCAGCTCGTCCTCGAGGCTGAACGGGACGTTGTCCGCGCGGCGGGCCACCTTCTCCTCGGCCCAGGTGAAGCCGGTGACCTTCTTGCCGTCGAGCAGCTTGGAGCCGTCGGCGAGCGTCACGTTAAGCAGACCGGCCGGGCCGTGGCACACGGCGGAAACGATCTTTCCGGCATCGGCGAAGCTTGCCACGGCCTCGCGCACGGTCTCCGAGGTGAAGTCGTACATCGTGCCGTGCCCGCCGGTGAGGTAGATCCCGTCGTAGCTGTCCTTGTCCACGTCGGCCAGCGCCGGGGTGTTGTCGAGGCGCTTCATAAACTCGCCGTCCTCGTAGCGCTTGTCGGTGTCGCCCATCCCGATCACGGGCGGCATCAGGCTAACGGGATCGAGGGGGACAACGCCGCCCTGCACGCTCGCCAGGTCCACGGTGTGGCCCGCTTCGGTCAGAACGTCGTAGAAGTGGGTGTACTCGCCCAGCCAGAGGCCGGTGCGGTATCCAGAGGTTTGGTAACGGTATGTGCTTGTTGCTACTGCAAGGAATTTCATTGCTCCGACCATAGCACCGTCGCGAGGCGCGCGGAAGACCCTCGATCGGCTACACTTCGCACCCATGTCGACAACCACTTCCGCCCCGAAACGCGGGCTTAAATCCGACCCGTTGATCTTTTATACGTCGGTCGGATTCATTGCCCTCTTCGTCGCGTTGACCGTCGTGTTCGGCGACCGCGCCCGCAGCGCCTACTCGGCCATCTCGGGTGCGCTGATGGACAACTTCTCGTGGTTCTACATCGGCGGGGTCTCCGCCGTCCTAGTCTTCCTCATCGTCATTTTCGTGTCCAAGTACGGCAACCTGCGGCTTGGTGACGATGACGACGAGCCCGAATACACCCTGCCCGTCTGGTTCGCGATGCTCTTCGCCGCCGGGATGGGCGCGACGCTGTTGTTCTGGGGCGCGGCCGAGCCGCTGCACCACGCCTACAATCCCCCGCGCGGTGACTTCGAACCGATGAGCCGCGAGGCCATCAATCAAGCTTTCGAGTTCACCTACTACCACTTCGGTATCCACATGTGGGTGATCTTCACCCTTCCGGGCCTGGCCATGGGCTACTTCAGCTACAAGCGCAAGATGCCGGCGCGTCTGTCGTCGCTGTTCGCCCCGCTGCTGGGCTCGCGCGTGTACGACTGGCCGGGCAAGCTTATCGACGCCTTCGGCATCATCGGCACCGTCTTCGGCATCGGCGTCTCGGTCGGCCTGGGTGTGCTGCAGATTTCCGCTGGCATGAACATCATGTGGGGCGTGCCGCTTGTCACCCCGGTCCAGCTGGGCATCATCCTGGCGATTACTGTCGCCGCGTGCCTGTCGGTGGCCTCCGGCTTGGACAAGGGCATCAAGTTCCTCTCCAACCTCAACATCGCCGCGACCGTCGTCCTCATGGTGTTCGTGCTGCTGGCCGGACCGACGCTGAAGTTGATTGGGCAGGTCACCGAGTCCTTCGGCATCTACGCCAACTCGCTGCCTGAGCTGATGTTCTGGGTGGACTCCTATAACGACAACCCCGGCTGGCACGCGACGTGGACCGCCTTCTACTGGGCGTGGAGCATCTGCTGGGCGCCGTTCGTGGGCATGTTCTTCGCCCGCATCTCCAAGGGTCGCACGGTGCGCGCGTTCATCGGCGGCACCCTGCTGCTGCCGACCACCTTCGACATCCTGTGGTTCTCCATTTTCGGCCGCGCGGCCACCGAGATCGAAGCCGCCGATCCGGGCGTGCTCACCGGGCCCGTCGTAGAGCAGGGCGATACCCCGCAGGCGCTGTTCACCTTGCTGTCGCAGTACCCGATGTACGGGCTGGTGGGCACCGTCGCCCTGTTCGTGATCATCCTGTACTTCGTCACCTCCATGGACTCCGCCGCGATGGTGATGGACATGTTCGCCTCCGGTGAGGAGAACAAGACGCCGACGTATTACAAGGTCGGCTGGGTCGTGGCCATCGGCGTGGTCACCGCCGCGTTGCTGTTCATCAATGACACGGGGATCCAGGCGCTGCAGGAGGTTGTGATCATCATCGCCCTGCCGTTCTTCATCATGTACTTCTTCATGATGTACTCGCTGCTCAAGGCAATGAACGACGACTCGGCCGCACGCCGCCGCATTCGCACCCGGCAGTGGGAGAAGACGGACAGTGCCGAGAAGCTGGAAGAGGCGGAGAACCGCCCGGCTCCGGGTTATGACGCCGAGGGCAACGAGATTGCCCGTCCCGAGCTGGAGTACGACCTGGAGGAGGGCGGCTGGAAGCTGTCGGAGTCGCTCATCATCGAGGGCGACCTCGCCATCGGCGGCGAGGTGGACCAGGACTGGGGCGGCGACTCAGAGCCGACCTTCACCATCGTCGACGAGGAAGGCCCGCGGCGCCACTAGGGGAAACATGCGTGGGAAGTGATGGAAACTCCGCAATGCGGAGTTTTCTTACGCGTTGAGCCTGCTGCGAGAGGTTGCTATATCCGCAGGTCAGGGTGGATGTCGAACGTGCTTGCTACGGTACGTGTGTTCGATACAGTTGCTAGCTCGAGGGGGAGCAATGACCACCACATATCCTGTCCAACCTGACCCAGCCGACCTGGCCGAGGGCATCGTCGCATCGTTCGCGTACCTGACGCGTCGCAAAGCGGAGATCCTGCGAGACATCGGAAGATTTGACTCCGCCGGCCTGGCGCGGCGCTTCGGAGCGTCGACAACCGCGCTGTGGCTCGTCCAGCGCCTGGGGGTGTCACAGACCACGGCGCATGAATACGTCAAGGTGGCGCGCGCCTTGCTCGAGTTTCTCCTGGTGGCGGACGCGTTTGCGTCGGGGGATCTGAATTACTCCAAGGTGCGGCTCATTCTGCCCTACGTCACCGCCGAGAACGAAGGCCAGCTCGTGGAAATGGCCACTGAGCTCGGCTATCACGAGCTCGAGCGAGCGTTGCTGGCGTTTCGCGAAGGGGAATCCGACCGCGAGAAATCCTACGTGCGCATCAGGGTCCGCGACAACGGCCGGGTGCGGCTGTGGGGCAACTTCTCTGCGGCCGAGGGGGCGCAGCTGATGGCTGCTCTCAAGCTGGGGGAGCTGGCCTACCACGACATCGACTTCGACGATCTGGACCGCGACGCCGACGGGGCGGTGGATGATCAAGCGGCCAGCGCGGCCCTCGACTCAAGCGCCACATCACTGTCCGGTTTCGGGCTGCCACCGGGCAAGGCCCTTCTGGCCTCGTTTATGGGGATGGTGAACATGGTGCGGACGTCGCCACGCTCCTCCCTGCGCACGCCGGGTGCGCACGTGAACATTGTCATGACCACGGACGGGCGCGCGTACCTGCCGCACAACCCCGGCGCGCCGTCGGAGGCGCTGAAGAACTTCCTGGACAGCGCCCATTATCGCGTGAGCCGGGTCGACGAGAAATGTCTCGTGCTCAATACAGGACGGATGCAGCGCCTAGCCACGGCGGGCCAGATCAACGCCCTGATGCTGATGTGGGGCGGGACCTGCGCCATGCCGGGATGCACGCACACGCGGTTTATGGAGATGCACCACATCCGTGACTGGGCGGACGGCGGGCCGTCGGACCTGGACAACCTGCTGCCGCTGTGCTCGGCGTGCCACGCACTCGTGTCCGAAGGGTCGGTCACCATCAAGAAAGACTACGGGGACGTGCACTTCCTCATGCCCGACGGCGCACGGTTCGTGGCCCGCGACCACGGCCTGCCCGTGCGGAGCGACGACGCAATGACCGTCGAGGAGTTCAATTCGTTGGATTTTGCCTAACTGCGTGACAAGTACCCGGAGCGGATCTGAACAAATCGCACTACTGCGGAGGTGAGAGCGAGAGCGGACAGCGCGAAGAAAGGAAGCGTCGGCCCGACGCGCGGCTCCAGCCACTGGATGAACGGCGGCAGAGCGAAACCGATGTAGGTGGCGACATAGTAGATGCCGATGACGCGACCGCGATGCGCCGGCGGGGAGTAGGTGTCCACGTCCAGCAAACCGTCGCGCAGACACAGTCCGTACGCCGTGCCCAGGAGCAGGGCCGCCACGATGAACACGGCAAACGTCGGTTGCGGGCCCGCGAGGCCGACGATGAGCATGCCGGCAGCCGAGGCAAGTGCGCCGACCACGCCCGAGAGTGGCCCCCAGTCGAAGCGGCGGCCGAGAGCCTGGAGGATGAGCGCGGTTCCGAAGCCCAGGCCGGCTGCGATCCCGGGAACGAACACCCCGGTGGGGAAGTAATGGGCCACACGCGCGGACAGGCCCACGACGGTGGTGGTGATCGAGGCGAAAACCCAGAGGGCGACGGGGACCGACGTCGCCAGCGCCTTGGCCGCGGAGCGCTCGTGGGCCGGAACAGGAGCCGGGTCCTGGGGAGGGGCCGAGGAAGCCTCGAGCGGCCTCGTGTTGGGCACGTCGCCGACGACGAGAGACACTGCGACGGCAACGAGTGAGAGGACAATCGTCACGGCGTAGGGCACCCAAATGTACGGCACCACGGAGGCGATGATGCCGGAGAAGATGGGCCCGAGAGCGAAACCCGAGGTGAGGAAAATTCCGGCAAGGGTCGCGCCCGACGCCCCTGCGAGCCGGGCGGCCCACGCGGTGCCCGCGCTGACAACCAAGCCGACTCCCAGTCCGACGACGAAGCGGCCGGCGAGCAGCGGGAACGGCGTGTGCGTCAGCATGAGAACGGCATTGCCGAGGGCGGCGACGAGAGAGCCGGTGATGACGACGGGCCGGCCGCCGAAGCGGTCGGCGAGGAACCCGCCCGCGATGAGGCAGGGGAAAAGTCCCGCCGCGTAAATGCCGTAGGCGCTGTTCGCCAGCAACGCGTCCATACCCGCGCGTTCTTTCAGGGCAACCAGCACGGAGGCGAAGTGATTCGCCCCCCAACCAGCGGTAATCAGGAAAAAGAGAACGCTGGCGAAGACCTTGCGAGTGGACATGCATACAAATTTAGCGGGCGAGACTCTTTTCGGAGCTATTTTCGAAGGGTTGAAGCGCACCCGTGCGGCCGTAGGAGAGGTGGCGGTGCGCCCACTCGAACGGGCCCTGCCTGCCGGCGGCCTCCAAGGCGGTGGCCAGCGCCAGGGTGATCAGCCAGACGAGGAGACCGACCCCGAGCTTCCCGCTTACCGACGCCTCCAGCCCCAGCCCGAACCCGAAGGGCATGGCCAGCAGAATGAACAGGAAGGACTGGGCGAGGTAGCCGGACATGGAGCGCTTGCCCAGGGCGACGAACGGGTACGCCCAGCGCGGGTTGGTAGTCATGTCCTTTGTCAGCAGGGCGAAGAATGCGAGGATGCCGGGTCCGGTGAACAGGCCGATGCCGGTATTGGCCAGCATCAGCGGCGTCTCCAGGCGCGGGTCGATGACCCCGATCGCGGACAGGCCCCACGGCAGGCCGATGAGAAGGATGATCGCCACAGCGACCAGCACCCAGGTCGTAAGGACGCGGCGGTGCTTATCGACGTTGACGAGGTAACCCTCGCGGGCCCATACGTATCCGATGATGGCGAGTCCGAGCAACTGGAGGACGGCGAACGGTGTGCTGGCGATCATCATCCCGCCGGCGCGGGCGTTCTCGGCGAAGTAGGTACCGACGCTGGTGATCTCGGTGGTGGGGACCCGAGAAGCGGGAACGCCTATGTCGGGAGCGAAGTACATCCCCACGGCCCCGAGGGTCGAGAGGAGCGCGGAGCCGACGAGGATGATATAGGCGATGATGCGGAGCGACTTCGACTGCACCGGAAAGAGAAGCGCCAAAATGACGCCGATGAGGCCGTAAATGAACATGATGTCGACGTAGAACACCAGCAACATGTGGGCGAGGCCGAACAGTGCGAGGATGACGTAGCGGCGCGCAAGGACTTTGCGGGCGGCCGCCTGCGGGTAGTGCTTGCGGTACAGGCTGGCTGTGACGAGCCCGAGGCCGAAGCCGAGGAGGGTGGAGAACATCGGCAGTCCGCGGACGTGGACGAACATGGTCGATAAGACCGCTAGGAACTGGTCGAGTCCGCTGTCCGGGCGTACGCCGCCGACGGTGTGGCCGGGTTCGCTGCCCAGGTTGTAGCCGTTGGTGAGCCAGGCAGTAGCGGAGTTAGCCGCGGCGATTCCGAGCAGAGCCAGTCCCCGAGCGAGGTCGGGGAGGATGAGGCGGGGAGAGGTCGCAGATTTGGTCACACCTGATTAACTTAGTAGTTCCATTACGTTGTGGACAAGCGTGCCCCCCGGACGTTACGAGTGTGACAAGGTAGAGTCCGGTTACATATGTTGCAGATGGTGCAATTGTTGTTAGAGAGAAAGTGAACTGATGGTTCGTCGCCTATTCACCCCCGTCGTCGCCGCGCTGATTGTCCTCGTGAGTGCGGTCCTAGCGCCGACGGCGACCGCGCAAGAGGACCCAAACTACGTGTGGCGCACCGACCCGGTGTCCAAGGTCCTGGCCGCGAAACCCATGGCCGATCGCGTCTTGCACCGCGTGCCGGGGTCGTACCACGACGCCCAGCCGATCGCGCCGGAGGCGTGGGAGGCCCAGCAGAGCAGGGGTAAGGCGCTCTACGGACCGGGCACGCCGATCTACGTCGACGGCAACGTCATGTGCACCGTCGCCGTCGCGGGCTACGACGCCGCGGGGCGCCAGGTCGCCGTCACGGCGGGCCACTGCGGCACCGAGGGGCAGACTGTGACTTCGGCGGATGCCGTCGGCGTGGGGGTCTCGGGCAGGATCGCGGCGGTCAACCGGGACCTGGATTACGCCGTGATCGAGCTGTTTCCCAACGCGGAGGTCGGGCGCACCTACAACGGCGTGACCGTCAACCGGCTGAGCGTGGAGCCCCGGGCCCTGGGCCAAGTCGTGTGCAAGTCCGGCTACGCCTCCGCCCAGACGTGCGGGGTGACCTGGATTGATGACGGCCGCACGAACCTGAACCAGGTATGCGCCATGCAGGGCGACTCGGGAGCCCCGCTGCTGGCAGCCGACGCGCTCGTGGGCATCATCAACGGCGGCATCGTCAACGCACCCTGCCACTCCCCGCTGCAGGGCCCGGTGTTCTCGCCGACGGCCTCATCGCGTTTCGACGCCATTCTGGCCGCCATGAACAGCGGCACCGCGCCGGGCAGCGGCTTTAGGCTCCCCTGATCTCGCGCAGCACAACATCATGCAGGGCCCCGTTGGTGGCGACAGCGTCGGCGCCATGAGGGCCCTGTGTCCCGTCCAGGGACGTGAAGCTTCCGCCGGCCTCGGTGACCAGAACGGACAGCGCCGCGAGGTCCCACAGGGAGACCTCCGGCTCCGCCGCGATGTCCACGGCGCCTTCCGCCACGAGGCAGTAGCTCAAGAAATCCCCGTAGCCGCGCAGACGCCAGGTCTTCTCCGTCAACGCAATGAAGTTCCCGCGCAGCCCGCGCTCCTGCCAGCCGGCGAGTGAGGAGAACGAGAGGGAGGCGTCGGCAAGCGTGCCCACCTTGGACACGTTCAGGCGCTTGAGCCCCCCGCCGTTGAAGGTGCGCCAGGCGCCGGCGCCTTCGGAGGCGTACCAGCGCCGGGCCAGGGCGGGGGCGGAGACGACGCCGGCGACCGGGACACCGTCGACAAGCAGCGCGATGAGCGTGGCCCACACGGGAACGCCGCGGACGAAGTTCTTGGTGCCGTCGATGGGGTCGATGACCCACTGGCGGCCCTCGAAGGAGGCCTCGCCGCCGAACTCCTCGCCGAGCACGGCATCGGCGGGACGCGCGGCGGCGAGCTCGGCGCGCAGCGCCTGCTCGACGGCGAGGTCCGCGTCGGAAACGGGGGTCATGTCCGGCTTGGACTCCACGCTGAGGTCTGCCGCCTCGAAGCGCTCGAGGGTGATCGCATCGGCGGCGTCCGCGAGTTTGAGGGCCAAGGCGAGGTCGTCGGCGTAGTTAGACATGCTCCGACAGTGTAGTCACCACATCGCCCACCAGGCGCGCGTTGCCCGCGACGCACCACACGACACCGCCGGCAGTGACCTTGACGGCGCGCCCGCCCGCGGCCTCCACCAGCGCCTTGCCGGGCAGCCAGTCCCAGTCGGCCACGGAGTGCTGCAGCCAGCCGCCCATCTGCCCGGACGCGACGAGCGCCAGGTCGATGGAGCCCGCGCCCCACATGCGAATCGTCGCCGCGTCTTTGACCGCGTCCGTCCACGCTTCGCGGATCGCCTCGTCCTTCATCGAGCGCGGGTGCAGGTATGTCGCCAGCGCCAGCTCGTCGAGGCCGGCGTCGGCAAGCGGGGCCAGCGGGGTACCGCCGACGGTGGCGCGACCGCCCGCCGACGTCATCGTCACCGCGACAGGCCTGCGCATCAAGTTACTCGGCGGGGTGGAACTTTCCATCGACGGGCGCGCGGTCGAGTTCTCTGAGCGCTACACCTGGTACGGCACCATGTACTCTGACGTGCCGAACTTCGCGGCCGTGATTGGCTACATCAACCACTCGTGGACGGTGCGCTCGGACATGACGGCGAAGATGATCGCGCGCATCCTGCGCCGCCTGCGCGCCAGCCAATCGACATCGGTCACCCCGGTCACCCCGGCGACGGTGGGCGAGGGCAGACCGTACATGGACATGCAGTCCGGCTACCTGTCGCGCGCAGCGGCCGTGATGCCGAGGTCGACGCAGAACTACCCGTGGTCAGCCAAGCAGAACGTGCTCGAGGACACCTGGAACACCTCCCGCGCGCGCCTTGACGACGGCCTGGTCTGGTCCTAGATCCAGTTGAACTCCACGTCGGTCTCGGTGCCCAGCGGCTCGACGTGCACCACCGTCGTCGCGCCCCCGAGCGTGCCGTCGATGCCCTCTTCGATCATGTCCGCGTACTCGTGGGAGCGATCCACGCTCCACTGGCCCGGCACCTGCATGACCACGTTGACGAAACGCTCCCGGCCGAAGGCGGCGGTGCGCACGTCGGTGAACTCCACGCCGTGATCTACGGAGAACTCATCGAGGAATGCTTTGATGGCAAGTCGCTCGTCTTCCGGCAAGGCCTCCGAGAGCAGGCTGATGAAGGAGTTTTTCAGCAGCATGTACCCGGTGAACAGGATGTTGACGCCCACCGCCAGGGCAATGAGCGGGTCGAGGATTTCCCAGCCGGTCAGCCATACGAGCACGATGCCCGCGATAACGCCCACGGTGGTCCACACGTCGGTTAGCAGGTGGTGGCCGTCGGCGCCCAGCGTCACCGAGCGGTACTTCCTGCCAGCGCGAACCAGCGCCATGCCGACGCCGAGGTTGAATCCGGCGGCGAGCGCGGAGAGGACCAGGCCCACGCCAGCCTGCTCGATGGGCTGGGGCTCAATCAGGCGCTGCACCGCGGTGTAGAAGATCGCTACCGCGGCCAGCAGGATCATCGAACCTTCTACCTGGGCGGAGAAATACTCCGCTTTGGAGTGCCCGAAGTTGTGGTTTTCATCGGCGGGTTTCGCCGCGACTTTAAGCGCGATAAGGCCGACGACAGCTGCCACCAAATTGATGAGAGACTCGATTGCGTCGGACAAAAACCCCACGGACCCGGTGACCCAGGCGGCGGCGAGTTTGAGCGCAATCGTTGCCACGGAGACTGCGATGGACAACCACATGAACCGCTCGAGCAGCTTCTGTTCATCAATCACAAGACGGTTGTCCTTCCCTGTGGCCCCAGTCCTCTACACCTGGCGGGCATGGATATGAGTCGCTGGATCATCGCAATCGCAGGCGCCGTTGTCGGAGCGCTGTTCTTCGGCTGGCTGCTGCAGATGCTGGGCGTAACCGGCATTTTATACACGGTGCTCGTGCTCATCGGCTCGGCCGTCACATCCTCGCTGGCCGGCACCTTGTTCAAGCCCCGCTAAAACGACGCGACCTGGCAATTCTATCCCGTGCCTGTTTGCCCCGCCGGGCAGGCTCGTCAGCGTGATACCGCGACGTCGAGCAAGCTCAGAGAAATGCTCCACAAAGCGCTTGGAGCGCGAGCCGGCGGCGCAGTAGACCACCACGTCACAATCGCGCGGCAGCGCATGCAGCAGGGTTCGTGCCGCCTCCGGGTCAGCCTCCCACACGCTCGTCGGCAGGTGGTGGGTTGCGCCCGGGATGTCGGAGATCGCCTTTTCGTGGCCTTCCCGCACGTCCAGCCCGAGGGCCTCGCCGCGAGCGAGCCTGTCTAGCAGCGCGCGTGCCGACGCCCCCTCCACCTCGCAGGCGCCGACACCTGCCGCGTCGTAGGTTCCGAAACCCGTCACAAGGTCTCGCGCCGGATCGCGGGCGACGTCGAAGGTGCGGATTGTTGCGCTCAGCGCGTCGTACATCCGTAGCCTACCCACCACTGACTCGCCGACGCCGGTGATGAATTTGATCACTTCGGTCGCCATCAGCCCACCGACAACGCTGGTGGTCACCCCGA containing:
- a CDS encoding glycosyltransferase 87 family protein — its product is MTVVNRPQPRHAATPPRFRASDTPEKVLAGTPALIIGLSALIALMVFRTFHQPEDHALRWRVPLDLEIYRMGGQALLRGENLYDKAYIFDLPFTYPPFAGVLFTSFAYLTDNALIILWQIGMLAALAVIIALVFRERGFKLTPLTLLVCVLLSCASIGNEAVHGTLFFGQINIFLMLLVALDILPGSRRLPGMGIGIAAGLKLTPAYMGLVLLFQKRWWAAVISVLTFFATVIIGFAFVPDARHFWQHAMFDSSRVGSSENTGSKSVLSVMQRTFGLEGGTVWILSVIVIFVFTCLALRTAMLRNNRSMAFALTGISSCLVSPFSWYHHFVWLVPLSVVFFLAVNEWAADRFGASLEGALAGLSSLAAIVCFHIPFVSYPVWRAMSSRGIDELSQTTPWLGTIWTTLCLLFIVGYAIFGFMPRGRGVRSTSSRPKGIGLAEEGSAAAE
- a CDS encoding SDR family NAD(P)-dependent oxidoreductase gives rise to the protein MSTFQGKVALVTGAGSGIGAAVAKKLAAEGARVVVADLKVDAADTVVEEIVKAGGEAASFEIDTADSEKNKEAVAFAVKKFGSLELAVNNAGIGGTSNKVGEMDLEDWDNVIAINLSGVAYGNRYQIEQFLTQGNTSECAIVNMASIHGTVAAPGNAAYTAAKHGVVGLTKNAAAEYGAEGIRINAVGPAYIDTPLLKNLPDEAREGLIAKHPTGRLGTADEVAALVSFLLSDQASFITGSYHLVDGGYTAV
- a CDS encoding cation diffusion facilitator family transporter, which codes for MWLSIAASVATIVLKLVAAWVTGSVGFLSDAIESFINVVAAVVGLWALKISAKPADVNHNFGHAKAEYFSAQVEGSMILVASVAIIYTAVQRLIDPQPIEQAGVGLLLSTLAAALNLAVGVALVRAGKKHRSATLAADGRHLLTDVWTTAGVLVGIALVWLTGWEILDPLIALAVGINILVTGYTLLKNSLVSLLSEALPEDERLAIKNYLDGVEEQHAIKFTDVRTAAFGRERLVNVVMQVPGQWNVDRAHEYADMVEDGVDEAVGGARTIVHVEPLGTTTHVEFNWI
- a CDS encoding glycerol dehydrogenase, which produces MDTRGWIIAIVGAVAGALFFGWLLRMLGVSGFAYTVLVLVGSAVTSAIAGRLLR
- a CDS encoding type 1 glutamine amidotransferase domain-containing protein, with product MKFLAVATSTYRYQTSGYRTGLWLGEYTHFYDVLTEAGHTVDLASVQGGVVPLDPVSLMPPVIGMGDTDKRYEDGEFMKRLDNTPALADVDKDSYDGIYLTGGHGTMYDFTSETVREAVASFADAGKIVSAVCHGPAGLLNVTLADGSKLLDGKKVTGFTWAEEKVARRADNVPFSLEDELGAQAGEYSKGAVPMTEHVVVDGLLVTGQNPMSAAGVGKAVLELI
- a CDS encoding BCCT family transporter, with amino-acid sequence MSTTTSAPKRGLKSDPLIFYTSVGFIALFVALTVVFGDRARSAYSAISGALMDNFSWFYIGGVSAVLVFLIVIFVSKYGNLRLGDDDDEPEYTLPVWFAMLFAAGMGATLLFWGAAEPLHHAYNPPRGDFEPMSREAINQAFEFTYYHFGIHMWVIFTLPGLAMGYFSYKRKMPARLSSLFAPLLGSRVYDWPGKLIDAFGIIGTVFGIGVSVGLGVLQISAGMNIMWGVPLVTPVQLGIILAITVAACLSVASGLDKGIKFLSNLNIAATVVLMVFVLLAGPTLKLIGQVTESFGIYANSLPELMFWVDSYNDNPGWHATWTAFYWAWSICWAPFVGMFFARISKGRTVRAFIGGTLLLPTTFDILWFSIFGRAATEIEAADPGVLTGPVVEQGDTPQALFTLLSQYPMYGLVGTVALFVIILYFVTSMDSAAMVMDMFASGEENKTPTYYKVGWVVAIGVVTAALLFINDTGIQALQEVVIIIALPFFIMYFFMMYSLLKAMNDDSAARRRIRTRQWEKTDSAEKLEEAENRPAPGYDAEGNEIARPELEYDLEEGGWKLSESLIIEGDLAIGGEVDQDWGGDSEPTFTIVDEEGPRRH